The genomic window ATGAACAAGTCATGCTACATCCAATTCAGAGGTAGGGATGATAATGAAGATCCCCAAGCTAAATTTATCTCCACCAAGTTTCCTTTCCATAAATGTATCATACAATGTAAAATTGCTACTTGTGTGACTTGTGAGCTTTGGTCActcaaaatttcttaatttagtGTCTACTTCTGTAGCTCTTCTGTTGCTTGTTATGTTGTAAGTTGATTGCAAATTTGCAACGGTCCTTGTTCGATGAGGAAGAACCAGAGCTTCGAGAAGCACTTGATTCTCATTGGACTTTCGTTGGCAAACTGATCAAAATCTCGACCAACGGTTCCTCAGAGGTCTCaagttcaaaactttttctctCTGGGTCCTTACTTCTACCTTGGAACAACTGAGTACCGATCTTATCTTTAAATTTCACGGCGAAGGAttagaaataaagaaattacCTTTCTTTAACTAAAAATCAAGCCAGAGATGCTTAGCTTGCAGTGTCTTCCTCCTTTCTTCATCTCCGTCCCAAATCGGAGCACCAATTCTTGCTCCACGGCTCCACTTCGTGCGGTCAGTGACTTCGCTGCTTCTCCGTCGACCTCAATCTCTCGCCGTCTTATCCTTCTCCGTCACGCTCACAGTTCCTGGGATGATCTTTCCCTCAGAGGTACTCTGATTCTCCTCTTTCTCGCTCAAAATcgaaaaatcaaatctttaatgtctctctttctctctgtctgTGTCTTAACGATAGACCATGATCGTCCTCTAAGTAAAACCGGAGAAGCAGATGCTGCCAAAGTAGCTCAAATCCTCTCCTCACTCGGTTGGCTTCCCCAACTTATTCTCTCAAGGTAAGTTCCTTCTTCAAATtatcagttttgtttttcatttcgtGATTGAGAATTGTTGAAATCATTCACTTCACAGCGACGCCACTCGGACTAGAGAGACACTGAAGTCGATGCAGGCTCAAGTAGATGGGTTTATGGAGGCAAATGTACATTTCATTCCTAGCTTTTACTCCATTGCTGCTATGGATGGCCAAACAGCCGAGcatcttcaaaacattatcTCCAAATATTCAACCCCTGATATCTCCACTATCATGTTAGTTTCTCATCAATCTTTTTTGCTTCATCTTACTTGTGCTGTGTTAtcatttcttatttgattGATACATATAGGTGTATGGGGCATAATAAGGGTTGGGAAGAAGCAGCTTCCATGCTCTCTGGAGCTTCTATTAAGttgaaaacatgcaatgctGCTTTGCTTCAGGCTTTTGGCAACTCCTGGGAAGAAGTTTGTTGATTCAATCCTTTTTTCAGATATGCATGAGCTCgctttttctttgatttggagctaattctttcttttggcCATCACAGGCTTTTGCGCTGTCCGGGCCTGGTGGATGGAAACTTGAGGGTCTAGTGGCTCCAGATAGTAGCATCTTTGTGTAAGAGAATGGAACATTACAAAGCTTCAATTTTTAGCTTTTTCCATGGTTGCAACTTTTGCTCCTACAGTATGTCATTCTTCAACTTCATGTCTGttgcataatatatataaaaaggttGCAACGTCTCATCCTTATGTGCATAATTAAGCTCAGTTTTTAGCTACTGAAACAGATGAGTAAATCAAGAGTAGATTGCGTctctttattgtttgtttaccTTATTAATGTAAGATCCTAGCATCAGGGATATGTTCAAATGCAATCACACTATTTGAATAAATTGTGGATTTTGCATTGGTGGGTTATTTTATTCATGTTATCATACAATTGTTAACTTTGATGAATCCTCAGAGATTCCATGGGTTGTTATGTCTTGGAGGGTCAATGTTTTTTAGGGCTTTCCATACAACACTATTGCATTTAAACCCTGACCCGAAACCGATTTGCCAAACCCTATCTCCTCTTTTCATCTTCGCCTTGTGTTCTAGGTAAGCCAGCTCGTACCATATACTGCTGCTTGATGTGTTCCCGAAACGCTCCAATGTCCGTCTTGATGCCTCCATATTCTCTTCTGTCAACTTGAGATCCTTATGAATGTCATCAAGTACTTTCTTACTCGATGCTAATACGCATATATGTTCAAAGGAAGGCTCAAGACGACCAAGCGTTGCAATGTTTGCTTTCAGTGCATGGCGCCCAACTTCCATTACATCTCTAGATACATATAGTCCTTGTTTCCCATCTCTGTCTTCTCTTAACTCTATGCTCTTGTAACTTGTGTCTTCCATGCCTTTATGGGTTCTTACTA from Arabidopsis thaliana chromosome 3, partial sequence includes these protein-coding regions:
- a CDS encoding Phosphoglycerate mutase family protein (Phosphoglycerate mutase family protein; LOCATED IN: chloroplast; EXPRESSED IN: 22 plant structures; EXPRESSED DURING: 13 growth stages; CONTAINS InterPro DOMAIN/s: Histidine phosphatase superfamily, clade-1 (InterPro:IPR013078); Has 1391 Blast hits to 1391 proteins in 390 species: Archae - 1; Bacteria - 792; Metazoa - 0; Fungi - 0; Plants - 44; Viruses - 0; Other Eukaryotes - 554 (source: NCBI BLink).): MLSLQCLPPFFISVPNRSTNSCSTAPLRAVSDFAASPSTSISRRLILLRHAHSSWDDLSLRDHDRPLSKTGEADAAKVAQILSSLGWLPQLILSSDATRTRETLKSMQAQVDGFMEANVHFIPSFYSIAAMDGQTAEHLQNIISKYSTPDISTIMCMGHNKGWEEAASMLSGASIKLKTCNAALLQAFGNSWEEAFALSGPGGWKLEGLVAPDSSIFV
- a CDS encoding Phosphoglycerate mutase family protein; translated protein: MSLFLSVCVLTIDHDRPLSKTGEADAAKVAQILSSLGWLPQLILSSDATRTRETLKSMQAQVDGFMEANVHFIPSFYSIAAMDGQTAEHLQNIISKYSTPDISTIMCMGHNKGWEEAASMLSGASIKLKTCNAALLQAFGNSWEEAFALSGPGGWKLEGLVAPDSSIFV
- a CDS encoding Phosphoglycerate mutase family protein, with translation MLSLQCLPPFFISVPNRSTNSCSTAPLRAVSDFAASPSTSISRRLILLRHAHSSWDDLSLRDHDRPLSKTGEADAAKVAQILSSLGWLPQLILSSDATRTRETLKSMQAQVDGFMEANVHFIPSFYSIAAMDGQTAEHLQNIISKYSTPDISTIMCMGHNKGWEEAASMLSGASIKLKTCNAALLQAFGNSWEEAFALSGPGGWKLEGLVAPDSSIFV
- a CDS encoding Phosphoglycerate mutase family protein, giving the protein MLSLQCLPPFFISVPNRSTNSCSTAPLRAVSDFAASPSTSISRRLILLRHAHSSWDDLSLRDHDRPLSKTGEADAAKVAQILSSLGWLPQLILSSDATRTRETLKSMQAQVDGFMEANVHFIPSFYSIAAMDGQTAEHLQNIISKYSTPDISTIMCMGHNKGWEEAASMLSGASIKLKTCNAALLQAFGNSWEEVC